The genomic segment CTGTTCTTTTCTATAAGGAACAGGCAGAGAGAGCGGAGGATCCAAAGGTCAAGTATCTATTTGAAGAATTGATGAAATGGGAAGAGGAGCATCTTAATATGCTCACAAACGAATACAATGACCTCAAGGAAAGATTCTGGGAGGTTAATGATTTCTCACCATTTTAAGGAAGGTGAATAAAGTGATTTATGCAATTATAGGATTAGGAGTTGCGGGAGTAACTGCCGCAAAAACAATAAGGCAATTAGATCCAAAGGGTGAAATCCATATATTCTCTGAGGAGCCGACACTGTATTACCCGAGGCCAAAACTTTTTGAAGTCATTCGCGAAGAAATTCGTGCACGAGACCTGTACTTTTACGACTCAATGTGGTATGAAGAAAGAGATATAAAACTGCATCTCGGCATAAAGGTTCGCAAAGTTGATCCGAAAGAACACCTACTTTTGTTTGATATGGGCGGTAGTTTTGCGTATGATAAACTTCTTATTGCTAATGGTGCCTCAAGTTTTGTTCCTCCAATTAAAGGCGTTTATACTGAAGGGGTTTTTACACTAAGGAACCTGAGTGACGCTTTTGCAATCAGAAGACATTCCTTTATGATCGGAAACGACAAGCCTGTTGCAGTGATTGGTGGTGGTGTTTTGGGATTGGAAGCGGCTTACTCATTTCTTAAAAACAAATTAAAGCCTGTCGTTTTAGAGGGTGGACCATATCTATTACCAAGACAACTCGATCAGGAAGGAGCGAAGATTCTTAAAGGAATATTGATGAATTGGGGAATTGGTATCTTGGAAAATGTAAAGATTGAAGAAATAGTCGGGACTAACAATGTTGAAAAAGTAGTATTAGGCGATGGAACGGTTGTTCCTGCAGAAATGGTTCTTCTTTCTACGGGTGTCCGACCGAATACAGAACTTCTTGAATTATCAAATCTTCCTTTTAATAGAGGTGCTCTTGTAGATTCTTATATGCAGGTTGCCGAGGATATATTTGCAGCAGGTGATATTGCTGAATACAACGGAACTGTATATGGTATTATCCCTCCTGCAATTGAACAAGCAACAATTTCAGGAACAAACATGGTTAAAGACAGGTCGATGGAATACAAAGGTTCAGTTCCCTCTAACACATTAAAAGTTGTAGGGCTTGATCTTACA from the Caldisericum sp. genome contains:
- a CDS encoding NAD(P)/FAD-dependent oxidoreductase, whose product is MNKVIYAIIGLGVAGVTAAKTIRQLDPKGEIHIFSEEPTLYYPRPKLFEVIREEIRARDLYFYDSMWYEERDIKLHLGIKVRKVDPKEHLLLFDMGGSFAYDKLLIANGASSFVPPIKGVYTEGVFTLRNLSDAFAIRRHSFMIGNDKPVAVIGGGVLGLEAAYSFLKNKLKPVVLEGGPYLLPRQLDQEGAKILKGILMNWGIGILENVKIEEIVGTNNVEKVVLGDGTVVPAEMVLLSTGVRPNTELLELSNLPFNRGALVDSYMQVAEDIFAAGDIAEYNGTVYGIIPPAIEQATISGTNMVKDRSMEYKGSVPSNTLKVVGLDLTSVGLVNPKEEGYEVIRASDESSGKYRKVVLKDNKVVGVIVLGIKEANAANKLVSKQADVSEYKDKLSDINFSLKEIKV